One Primulina huaijiensis isolate GDHJ02 chromosome 8, ASM1229523v2, whole genome shotgun sequence genomic region harbors:
- the LOC140982129 gene encoding uncharacterized protein codes for MSIIHQHTVKKNGGLSFHYPMLSPHNYAVWAIKTEAILDAQGVWEAVEPTEGARVDGKKDKAARAYILQCLPEDILLQIAKKKTAKETWDSLKTRYLGGDRVKKARVQTLKSEFDAFRMKETETIDEFAGKLSAITGKFSTHGDTLEDSSLVKKLLDFAPEKFFPIVAGIEQFYDLETMPFDEAIGRLKAYEERTMRLRGNINGTEGQLLFIHAEWQARQKVSNGDTSLGEKGRGSSSPDCGKWGGRGSGRGRGGLRKDNTGGTNNTSSGTRDKSHIKCFNCEKMEHYASECRSKRRDDEAHLTRATDEEPALLIAVSQEVTHTRRDQQDAILLSEERLLPEMYRGDKNGENEDVWYLDNGASNHMTGHREKFKNWMKLSPGG; via the coding sequence ATGTCGATTATCCACCAGCATACAGTGAAAAAGAACGGCGGGTTGTCGTTTCACTATCCAATGCTGAGCCCCCACAATTACGCGGTATGGGCGATAAAGACAGAAGCGATTCTTGATGCTCAAGGAGTTTGGGAGGCGGTGGAGCCGACAGAAGGAGCACGAGTGGATGGAAAGAAGGATAAGGCAGCGCGGGCATACATCTTGCAGTGTCTTCCAGAAGACATCCTTCTCCAGATCGCAAAGAAGAAGACAGCAAAGGAGACCTGGGATAGCCTCAAGACGAGGTACCTGGGTGGTGACCGAGTCAAGAAGGCACGTGTACAGACACTAAAGAGCGAATTTGATGCCTTTCGGATGAAGGAGACCGAGACAATTGATGAATTCGCCGGAAAACTCAGTGCAATAACCGGCAAGTTTTCCACCCATGGTGATACACTTGAAGACTCCTCTCTGGTCAAGAAGCTGCTTGACTTTGCTCCTGAGAAATTTTTCCCCATCGTCGCCGGGATCGAACAATTCTACGATCTCGAGACCATGCCATTTGATGAAGCTATAGGGCGATTAAAGGCGTATGAGGAACGAACGATGCGATTACGTGGCAATATCAACGGTACTGAAGGTCAACTGTTATTCATCCATGCAGAGTGGCAAGCGCGACAGAAAGTGAGCAATGGTGACACCTCGTTAGGAGAAAAAGGGCGTGGGTCCAGCAGCCCTGATTGCGGCAAATGGGGTGGACGAGGGAGCGGTCGTGGTCGTGGTGGGCTGCGTAAAGATAATACAGGAGGTACTAACAACACCAGCAGTGGTACTCGTGACAAGAGTCACATAAAGTGTTTCAATTGTGAGAAAATGGAACACTATGCGTCTGAATGCCGCAGCAAGCGTCGTGATGATGAAGCTCATCTCACTCGCGCCACTGATGAAGAGCCAGCACTGTTGATAGCCGTATCCCAGGAGGTGACGCACACTAGGCGTGATCAGCAGGACGCTATACTACTCAGCGAAGAGAGGTTATTGCCAGAGATGTACCGTGGTGACAAGAATGGAGAAAATGAAGACGTCTGGTACCTTGACAATGGTGCAAGCAATCACATGACTGGGCATCGCGAGAAGTTCAAGAATTGGATGAAGCTATCACCGGGAGGGTGA